AGAACAGGATAAATGATACAGAAAATAAAGAAGTTAATTTCGTAATACGATAAATCTAAAATATTAGCAAGATTGATAATAAAATCGGTGCAATAGAAATAAAGTTTGGCTATAAAATTAGTCAAAAATTTATTTGTAGAATTATTTATCAAGACAAAAAATAATATATTTTGCTGTCTTAAAGATTGAACTGTCTTGATTTGACTTTGTAAATACAGCGATTTTATTAGTAAAAAATACATCAAAAGAGGAATCAGAATCACTAGAATTATAATATTTGCAACTTTATATTTCCCTGTGGATTGTAGAAAACGAATTACTCCAAAATAAATTGGGTCAGTAAACATAAAGTAATTTTGAAGAATTTTGACATGATTTTCTTTGCAATAATTTTCTATGTTATGACACGCCCACGAACATTTTTTTGTGGATTTTATGGCTGAATTAATAGCTACAATTCCTTTTTCTTGAAAAGGTTTTTCTGTGATATTTGGTCTGACAGCTTCATTTATTGCTATCAATAGCAAAAAAGGGAAAAGTAATAAGGCTAGATTTCTGAGAATTGTAAAAAAGGATTTCATGTAAATTTGTTAATAAAACTAAACCCTAAGGGTCTTCAAGACCCTTAGGGTTTAAAATAAAGTTCCATAAAAATCACAATTTCCTACTCAAAAACCAAGTCAAAAATACGCCCATTCCAACAACGGTAATCGAAGACAAAGGCATCAAAATAGCAGCCACGATAGGCGAAAGTGTTCCACTTACTGCAAAACTAAGTCCGACCAAATTATAACAAAGTGAAATCAAAAGACCAAAACGAACTACCCAAATTGTCTGACGAGCATAAAGCATAAATTGGGCAAGTTTTGGTAAGGATTCGGCTCTCAAAATGGCATCACAGGCAGGCGAAAACTGTTCTTGATTTTCACTAATGGCAATTCCAAAATCAGACTGTTTTAATGCACCTGCATCATTGAGTCCGTCGCCAATCATAAAAATAGATTGAGATTCTTGTTGATTTTTGGCTTTTAAACTCTTCAAAAATTCTAATTTATCTATTGGTTTTTGATTGAAATGGATGTTTTTTTCTCCAAAAATATCAATGAAACGCATTTTTTCACGTTCTGTATCTCCAGAAAGCAACGAAAGATTGAAATTCTGTTTTTTGAAGTCTTGCAAGAGACTCAAACTATTTTCTCGCAATGGATTTAAAAGTTCAAAGTGTCCTTTTACCTCATCATTTTTACTTACAAAGACCATTGATTTTTCATTGTAATCATTTACATGATTTTTTATTCCTACAAAATCAGCATTTCCAATTTTCCAGTTATCTATATTTTTTCCATTCTGAATTTTGGCTTGTGTTCCTGCTCCTATTTTTTCTTCAAAATCATAAATAATTCCTTCTCCAAACTCTGAAATGGCTGCATAAATTGCCTTACTAATTGGGTGCAAAGAATAAGAAGCCAAAGCAGCTAAAGCCTGTTTGTCTTCGATAGTTAATTCTTCATTTTTCTGAATACTTTTCCAAATTGCACTAGGAGTTGAGGTCGTAAGAGTTCCTGTTTTATCAAAAATAAGATGCGCTTTTTGAGAAGCCAACATTTCAATAGAATCTGTATTTTTCAAGAAAAACAACTTTTTCGCCAAAATCTGTCTAGCATTTCCAAAAGCAAAAGGCGCATTGAGAGCCAAAGCACACGGACAAGCCACAATCAAAACTGAAGTAAAAACATTAATAGCAATCTGCCAACCTTCGGCATACAACCAATACGAAGCACTTCCAAAAGCAACCAACAAAACAAAAATCGTAAAGTTTCTGCCCCAACGCTGCGTTAAATTTTTTAGAAGTTTTGAGTTGTCTTTATCAAATGTATCACTGTTCCAAAGCTGCATCAAATAACTTTGAGAAACTGTTTTGAGTAATTTTATACGCAACGGTTCGCCCCATTGCCTTCCTCCTGCATACAAACGCTGCCCTTTTTTGCATTTTACAGGTTCAGATTCACCACTTACAAAACTATAATCAATTTGAGCTTTTCCTTCCAAAAGCTCGCCATCAGCAGGAATAAGTTGTCCATTTTTTACAATTACAATATCATTAATTTTTAAATCAGACAATGAAATTGATTTTGTAGTTTTATTATTCGTATCATTTTCTAGATCATTATTAACTTCCAAAAGAGCAGCCAAAGGAAAATAAGATTGATAATCTCTTTCAAAAGAAATGCTATCAAAAGTACGACGTTGAAACCATTGTCCAACCAAAAGAAGGAAAATCAAGGCAGCCAAAGAATCCAAATATCCTGCACCTGTTTGACTTATAATTTCGAAAATACTTCTACCAAAAAGAGCTGTTATTCCTAGCGCAATCGGAATATCAAAATTAAGAGTTTTGTGTTTGAGGGCATAAAAAGCATCTTTGAAGTAATTAGCACCACTAAAAAGCAAAACTGGAAGTGATAATAAAATATTAAGATACCCAAAAAAACGAGGAAAATCATCTTCTACAATCGGTAAACCCAAATATTCGGGAAAACTAAGCAACATCAAGTTACCAAAACAAAAACCTGCAACTCCCAAACGAAGCAGAAAATTAGGAGGCAAATTATCCGTTTTTTTCTTGTTTTTTGACTCTAGTTTTAGGTCTGGCGAATAACCTAATTTTGTCAGATTTTCTACCAAAATACGAAGCGAAATGGTCTTACTATAAAAACTAACGCTTGCCTCTCTACGCAAATAATTGACCTTTGAATCTTGCACACCTTCAAATAAATTAGGTAGTTTTTCCAAAAGCCAAACACAAGAAGCGCAATGAATTTGAGGTAGTTTGAAGGTAATACGTGTAAAATTTCCGTCTGTAAAATCGACAAGTTGGCGCATCAATTCCTCATTATCCAAATAAGTAAACTGTTCTGGATTTTCTATAATTGAACTAGGCGCAATTCCTGTTTTTTCAAGATTGTAATAATTATCTAATCCATTTTTTGTCAGAATATCATATACCGTTTGGCAGCCTGTACAGCAAAAATCATGTTCATCAAACTCAATCGGATTTGAAGGACAATCATCGCCACAATGATAACAAGGCATTTTTTCAGACTTTTTTATTTTTTTATTTGCCTGTGTATTTTCTTGTATCGGATTTTCTAGTAAAGTTGCCATAATTGGTAGAGATATATTTTGATTTTACTCTACAAAATTACTCTTAAAAAAGGGCTTAAAAAATGAAGTTTATCAGCTTTTTGGGTGGTTTTTAGTTGGTTTTGAGAGTATTTCCAAACCAAATAGTAACTATACCGTTTTGTAAGAATATTTTATATTACCTAATTTTAGGTTACAAATAATCTAATATACCCTACTATTTCTATTTTTGTACCTCAACGACGGCTTCATTTGAGCCTCGTTGACGGTTTAAAAGTAGAGCTAACTAACCGTCGTTGAGGTTCAAATGAAGCTGTCAACGAGGGTTAAAAAAATAGTTGAGTAACCTATAATTAACTCAAAATAAACACATGAAAAAATCCATTTTAATCCTAAACGCCAAGCTCATCAACGAAGGAAAAATCGAAGAAAAAGATATTTTTATAGAAAATGGAAGATTTAGCCGTATCGAAAATGATTTATCTAATCTAAAAGCTGATACAGTTATTGATGCAAAAGGACAATATGCAATGGCAGGCGTTATTGACGACCAAGTGCATTTCAGAGAACCGGGGCTTACACAAAAAGCACAAATTTATACAGAATCAAAAGCAGCTGTTGCAGGGGGAACAACTACTTTTATGGAGATGCCCAATACAAAACCTCAAGCCTTGACACAAAAATTATTAGCTGATAAATATGAAATTGGTGCAAAAGATTCTATTGCCAATTATTCGTTTTTTATGGGCGTTTCGAATGAAAATTTGGAAGAAGTTTTGAAGACAGATAAAAATAATGTGTGTGGTCTGAAAATATTTATGGGTTCTTCTACTGGTGATATGCTCGTCGATGATAGACAGGTTTTGGAAACTATTTTTAGTCAAACAGATATGCTTATTGCTACGCATTGCGAAGACGAAGCAACTGTAAAAGAAAATGAAAGATTAGCAAAAGCAGAATATGGTGATGATGTTCCGATGCGTTTGCACCCAGAAATTAGAAGTGTAGAAGCCTGTTATAAGTCGTCTAGTTTGGCAGTAGAATTAGCCAAAAAATACAATACTCGTTTGCATATTTTGCATATCTCAACAGCAAAAGAATTAGATTTATTTACTAATAAAATTCCTTTAGCAGAAAAACGAATTACAGCAGAAGTTTGTGTTCATCATCTTTGGTTTGATGCTGTAGATTATGAAAAATTAGGTTCTCAAGTAAAATGTAATCCTGCTGTAAAAGAAGCTCAAAATAAAGATGCACTTTGGAAAGGACTTTTAGATGACCGTTTGGATATTATTGCAACCGACCACGCACCCCACACATGGGAAGAAAAACAGGGAAATTATTGGACTGCTCCATCTGGAGTGCCTTTGGTTCAACATTCTCTTTTGATGCTCTTGGAAGCCTACAAACAACACAAAATTTCTTTAGAAAAAATAGCTGAAAAAATGGCTCATGCGCCTGCAATTTGTTTTCAGATAAAAGAGAGAGGTTTTGTAAGAGAAGGTTATTTTGCTGACTTGGTTCTTTTTGATTTGGAAAAAGCAACTGTTGTAACAAAAGAAAACTTAGAATATAAATGTAAGTGGTCGCCTTTTGAAGGAAATACGTTTGATTCTCAGATTACACATACAATTGTTTCGGGACATTTGGCATATCAAAATGGAGAATTTGATGAGAGTGAGAAAGGAATGAGAATTAGTTTTGATAGAAACTAGAAAGTCATCAGTTAATTTCAGTTATATTGACTTTTAATCTAAAACCAAAAAGGAATTTGATTTATTAAGTTCCTTTTTTGTTGTATAAAACAAAAAAATCTTTAAATTGAACGACTATCAAATTTACAGAAGTTGCTCATGAACACTAAATTCACAAATAAATTATTTCTTGCATTTTTATTTTGTTTAACTCAAAACTCCCTTTTTGCTCAACAAATATCAGACTCTCTAAATTATGAACGTTATAAATTTGCCTTAGAAGAATTAGAACAGGATTCGACAGATAATTTGATTACACTTGCCACTCAAACTACACTTCGCTTACGGGATGCGCCTAGTGTTGTAAGTGTGATTACTCGTGCTGATATTGAGGCAATGAATGCAAGAGATTTATCGGATATTTTGCGTCATATTCAAGGTTTTGATTTTGGTGTTGATGTAAATGGTGTTGTAGGAATAGGCTTACGTGGAAATTGGGCACATGAAGGCAAAATTTTATTAATGATTGATGGATTAGAAATGAATGAACTTATGTATGGAACTACACAATTAGGTAATCATTTCCCACCTTCTCTAATTGAACGTATTGAAGTTATTCGTGGTGCTGGTTCGGCTATTTATGGAGGTTTTGCAGAATATGGAGTTATCAATATTGTTACAAGAGGAAGTGAAAACTTGAATGGTTTGCAGATTAGTAATACATTAGGAAAAGTAAAAAATAATAATGATAGAAATAGCCCACTTCGTCAAAATCTCACAGCTTCTTTAGGGCGTTCTTCTATTAATTGGAAAGCATGGGGAAGTATTTTTAAAGGAAGTACACTAAGAAGTAATCAGTTTTTTATAGATGGTTTAGGTAATAAAGTTGATATGAGTGAAAACTCTCTCATCGAAACTTTTACTGCTCAAGTAGGAATTAAGTATAAACAATTAGAAATAAGAGGCATTTGGGATGATTACAGAAATAATACAAAAATAGGATTTGCTTATGAAGCTCCCAATAGATTTCAACGTATATTTCAAACAGGAATTATAGATGCAAAGTATATAATAAAAGTAAATGAAAAACTGACTATTACTCCTCGTATTTCCTACACCTTTTCTCGTCCTTGGGCTTTTCTGAGTAGAGATACTGTTTATTCAGGTGTATTTTCAAGAGAGTATACTCAGCGTTTTCGTTCTAATCTAATAGGAAATTATCGTCCTAGCTCAAATCTAATTTTCACTTTAGGAAGTGAGTTTTGGTATGATGCAGCGTATGATGACGTTATTTTTTTTAATGAAAAAAATTATATTGAATTTAATAATGTTGCTTTTTTTAGTCAGATTTTATGGAAAACAAAACTAGTAAATATTACAGCAGGAGCTAGATATGATAATCATAGTTTTTATCCTTCTACTTTTGTTCCTCGTTTTGGACTTACTAAGTCATGGAAAAAACTGCATTTAAAACTCTTATATAGCAATGCTTTTCGTGCGCCAAGTGTGCAAAATATCAATTTGAGTATCAATCAAAGCATAAAACCTGAGCGTACTACAGTTCTAGAATCTGAAATTGGATATATTTTCTCCCCTAATTTTTCAACAACACTTAATTTTTATGATATTACTACCAAAGACCCAATTATTTATTTTGTAGAAAGTAATACAATAGAAGGTTATAATAATGAAAAAGAAACTGGAACACGAGGGGCAGAATTAGAACTTCGTTATAAAGGGAAAAAAGGT
This is a stretch of genomic DNA from Bernardetia sp. MNP-M8. It encodes these proteins:
- a CDS encoding TonB-dependent receptor plug domain-containing protein, yielding MNTKFTNKLFLAFLFCLTQNSLFAQQISDSLNYERYKFALEELEQDSTDNLITLATQTTLRLRDAPSVVSVITRADIEAMNARDLSDILRHIQGFDFGVDVNGVVGIGLRGNWAHEGKILLMIDGLEMNELMYGTTQLGNHFPPSLIERIEVIRGAGSAIYGGFAEYGVINIVTRGSENLNGLQISNTLGKVKNNNDRNSPLRQNLTASLGRSSINWKAWGSIFKGSTLRSNQFFIDGLGNKVDMSENSLIETFTAQVGIKYKQLEIRGIWDDYRNNTKIGFAYEAPNRFQRIFQTGIIDAKYIIKVNEKLTITPRISYTFSRPWAFLSRDTVYSGVFSREYTQRFRSNLIGNYRPSSNLIFTLGSEFWYDAAYDDVIFFNEKNYIEFNNVAFFSQILWKTKLVNITAGARYDNHSFYPSTFVPRFGLTKSWKKLHLKLLYSNAFRAPSVQNINLSINQSIKPERTTVLESEIGYIFSPNFSTTLNFYDITTKDPIIYFVESNTIEGYNNEKETGTRGAELELRYKGKKGFVEVTYSYYTAAGKTVVNTSAVSEDKNQLLGLAPQKFSIWANHSIYKNLKLNTSLVWLSSRYAYNSETQDGELLLKKFDSNTLFNISFMYKDFLRSGINVSIGIQDLFNQSPPFMQPYDGAHTPLPNLSREFIFKINYDVNW
- a CDS encoding dihydroorotase; protein product: MKKSILILNAKLINEGKIEEKDIFIENGRFSRIENDLSNLKADTVIDAKGQYAMAGVIDDQVHFREPGLTQKAQIYTESKAAVAGGTTTFMEMPNTKPQALTQKLLADKYEIGAKDSIANYSFFMGVSNENLEEVLKTDKNNVCGLKIFMGSSTGDMLVDDRQVLETIFSQTDMLIATHCEDEATVKENERLAKAEYGDDVPMRLHPEIRSVEACYKSSSLAVELAKKYNTRLHILHISTAKELDLFTNKIPLAEKRITAEVCVHHLWFDAVDYEKLGSQVKCNPAVKEAQNKDALWKGLLDDRLDIIATDHAPHTWEEKQGNYWTAPSGVPLVQHSLLMLLEAYKQHKISLEKIAEKMAHAPAICFQIKERGFVREGYFADLVLFDLEKATVVTKENLEYKCKWSPFEGNTFDSQITHTIVSGHLAYQNGEFDESEKGMRISFDRN
- a CDS encoding heavy metal translocating P-type ATPase metal-binding domain-containing protein gives rise to the protein MATLLENPIQENTQANKKIKKSEKMPCYHCGDDCPSNPIEFDEHDFCCTGCQTVYDILTKNGLDNYYNLEKTGIAPSSIIENPEQFTYLDNEELMRQLVDFTDGNFTRITFKLPQIHCASCVWLLEKLPNLFEGVQDSKVNYLRREASVSFYSKTISLRILVENLTKLGYSPDLKLESKNKKKTDNLPPNFLLRLGVAGFCFGNLMLLSFPEYLGLPIVEDDFPRFFGYLNILLSLPVLLFSGANYFKDAFYALKHKTLNFDIPIALGITALFGRSIFEIISQTGAGYLDSLAALIFLLLVGQWFQRRTFDSISFERDYQSYFPLAALLEVNNDLENDTNNKTTKSISLSDLKINDIVIVKNGQLIPADGELLEGKAQIDYSFVSGESEPVKCKKGQRLYAGGRQWGEPLRIKLLKTVSQSYLMQLWNSDTFDKDNSKLLKNLTQRWGRNFTIFVLLVAFGSASYWLYAEGWQIAINVFTSVLIVACPCALALNAPFAFGNARQILAKKLFFLKNTDSIEMLASQKAHLIFDKTGTLTTSTPSAIWKSIQKNEELTIEDKQALAALASYSLHPISKAIYAAISEFGEGIIYDFEEKIGAGTQAKIQNGKNIDNWKIGNADFVGIKNHVNDYNEKSMVFVSKNDEVKGHFELLNPLRENSLSLLQDFKKQNFNLSLLSGDTEREKMRFIDIFGEKNIHFNQKPIDKLEFLKSLKAKNQQESQSIFMIGDGLNDAGALKQSDFGIAISENQEQFSPACDAILRAESLPKLAQFMLYARQTIWVVRFGLLISLCYNLVGLSFAVSGTLSPIVAAILMPLSSITVVGMGVFLTWFLSRKL